Proteins encoded by one window of Nicotiana tabacum cultivar K326 chromosome 10, ASM71507v2, whole genome shotgun sequence:
- the LOC107759125 gene encoding THO complex subunit 3, with protein sequence MGETIIPFKNLHSREYQGHKKKVHSVAWNCSGTKLASGSVDQTARIWHIEPHGHGKVKDVELKGHSDSVDQLCWDPKHAELIATASGDKTVRLWDARSGKCSQQVELSGENINITYKPDGTHIAVGNRDDELTILDVRKFKPIHKRKFNYEVNEIAWNMSGDMFFLTTGNGTVEVLSYPTLQPVDTLMAHTAGCYCIAIDPLGRYFAVGSADSLVSLWDIKDMLCLRTFTKLEWPVRTISFNNTGDYIASASEDLFIDIANVQTGRSVHQIPCRAAMNSVEWNPKCNLLAYAGDDKNKYQADEGVFRIFGFESA encoded by the exons ATGGGAGAAACAATAATACCTTTCAAAAACCTCCATAGCAGAGAATATCAGGGACACAAGAAGAAG GTGCATTCAGTGGCATGGAACTGCAGTGGCACGAAACTTGCCTCAGGTTCTGTTGATCAAACTGCTCGTATTTGGCATATTGAGCCCCATGGCCAC GGTAAGGTGAAAGATGTTGAATTAAAGGGTCACTCTGACAGTGTGGACCAGTTGTGTTGGGATCCCAAACATGCGGAATTGATAGCTACAGCATCTGGTGACAAGACAGTTCGATTATGGGATGCTCGTA GTGGGAAATGCTCACAGCAAGTTGAGCTCAGTGGGGAAAATATCAATATCACTTACAAGCCTGATGGGACACATATAGCTGTTGGGAACAGG GATGATGAGCTAACAATATTGGATGTTCGCAAGTTTAAGCCTATTCATAAGCGCAAGTTTAATTACGAG GTAAATGAGATTGCATGGAACATGAGTGGTGATATGTTCTTTCTTACAACTGGAAATG GAACTGTGGAAGTCTTATCTTATCCGACTCTACAACCTGTTGACACACTTATGGCTCACACAGCTGGTTGTTACTGCATTGCAATTGACCCACTAGGAAG ATATTTTGCTGTTGGAAGTGCTGATTCATTGGTCAGCCTTTGGGACATTAAGGACATGCTCTGTCTTCGAACATTCACGAAACTTGA GTGGCCTGTTAGGACAATAAGTTTCAATAACACAGGAGACTACATTGCCTCTGCTAGTGAAGATTTGTTTATTGACATT GCTAATGTCCAAACTGGACGGTCTGTTCACCAGATTCCATGTCGTGCTGCTATGAACAGTGTGGAATGGAATCCGAAATGCAACTTGCTTGCCTATGCTGGGGATGACAAAAACAAGTACCAGGCTGATGAAG GTGTGTTTCGCATATTTGGCTTTGAGAGTGCGTAG
- the LOC107759126 gene encoding uncharacterized protein LOC107759126, with the protein MAETKECHVIVEIPVDEEHQNKLVCAIQHHPLMEISKSPGHLLLLKLWQREEDLSGRRIAAKETRMDSIRREIFQLCCFFFIFHALFFTILFTSISEDNQHNNFACHKWWIPSVVSVCTSFFIVFLVQLKLYRFWKVSKQLQRERGDGRALTRCIQELRMKGGSFDLSKEPQIGKKMKSSSVEIKWKPLTWLSQYVVTICLICFTGLVFAASRLVLCA; encoded by the coding sequence ATGGCAGAAACAAAGGAATGCCATGTTATCGTCGAAATCCCAGTAGACGAAGAGCATCAAAATAAACTTGTATGTGCAATTCAACATCACCCATTAATGGAAATCTCAAAAAGCCCAGGTCATCTCTTACTTCTCAAGCTTTGGCAAAGAGAAGAGGATCTCTCTGGCCGCAGAATTGCGGCCAAAGAGACCCGAATGGACAGCATTCGAAGAGAAATATTTCAACTTTGTTGTTTCTTCTTTATATTCCATGCACTTTTCTTTACAATTTTATTCACATCTATTTCAGAAGACAACCAACATAATAATTTCGCGTGCCACAAATGGTGGATCCCATCAGTGGTATCAGTTTGCACATCATTTTTTATAGTGTTTTTGGTACAGTTGAAACTTTACAGGTTTTGGAAAGTGTCGAAACAGTTGCAAAGGGAGAGAGGGGATGGTAGAGCATTGACGAGGTGCATTCAAGAACTGAGAATGAAAGGGGGGAGTTTTGATCTGTCAAAAGAACCACAGATTGGGAAGAAAATGAAGAGCTCTAGTGTGGAGATCAAATGGAAGCCTTTAACTTGGTTATCTCAATATGTAGTAACCATTTGTCTTATTTGTTTCACAGGATTGGTGTTCGCAGCTTCCAGGCTCGTCCTCTGCGCTTAA